Proteins found in one Amycolatopsis umgeniensis genomic segment:
- a CDS encoding AsnC family transcriptional regulator, whose amino-acid sequence MDDALVAALRADGRMSVADLAKRVGASRSAVSARLEQLKADGSLNVVAAVHPEFLGLTAYAHLAIRTSGRSQATTDAIAALPAAAFVSAVSGEYQTVAELRLPDSPELYRTVADIRGLPEVEQVNTLVYVDVVKGLFMPGRPLPPWLRLDDRDLAIMLRLQADGRESFARTAEHVGLSPSATRTRVRYLVEQDVIRIAPVLSRARPDAGLVCGIGLNVRGAGDSVTAALAAREDTEFLARTIGRFDVVATIAAQSARDLDRTLEEISGRPDVVTAETWVHLRIAKERYEWPLPTAEELAGR is encoded by the coding sequence GTGGACGACGCGCTGGTCGCGGCTTTGCGCGCGGACGGCCGGATGAGCGTGGCCGATCTGGCCAAACGGGTCGGCGCGTCACGCTCGGCCGTCTCGGCCCGGCTGGAGCAGTTGAAGGCCGACGGTTCGCTCAACGTGGTCGCGGCGGTCCATCCCGAGTTCCTCGGCCTGACCGCGTACGCGCATCTCGCGATTCGCACTTCGGGCCGGTCTCAGGCGACGACGGACGCCATCGCCGCGCTCCCGGCCGCGGCGTTCGTCTCCGCGGTGAGCGGGGAGTACCAGACCGTCGCCGAGTTGCGCCTGCCCGACTCCCCGGAGCTTTACCGCACGGTGGCGGACATCCGGGGACTGCCGGAGGTGGAACAGGTCAACACCCTCGTCTACGTGGACGTGGTCAAAGGCCTGTTCATGCCTGGCCGTCCTTTGCCGCCCTGGCTTCGGCTGGACGACCGCGATCTCGCGATCATGCTGCGGCTGCAGGCCGACGGGCGGGAGAGTTTCGCGCGGACCGCGGAGCACGTCGGGCTGTCGCCGTCGGCCACCCGCACCCGCGTGCGCTACCTCGTCGAGCAGGATGTCATCCGGATCGCGCCGGTGCTCAGCCGCGCCCGCCCGGACGCCGGCCTGGTCTGCGGGATCGGCCTGAACGTGCGGGGCGCCGGGGACTCCGTGACAGCGGCTCTCGCCGCACGTGAGGACACCGAGTTCCTCGCCAGGACCATCGGCCGGTTCGACGTCGTCGCCACCATCGCGGCGCAATCCGCCCGCGACCTCGACAGGACACTCGAGGAGATCAGTGGCAGGCCCGACGTGGTGACCGCGGAAACGTGGGTCCACCTCCGCATCGCCAAGGAACGTTACGAGTGGCCCTTGCCGACGGCGGAAGAGCTGGCGGGTCGTTAG
- a CDS encoding AMP-binding protein, translated as MRLTDYLDKGASLDPAAPCLTMGDESLSYGDVRELSWRVGRALARSGVGPGDKVAILSGNDPLSFGCVFGISRSGAVWCPVNPRNEAAENRELLDLFDCTCLLVQESFAPLVSKMLPDLPKLTTVVCLDGSMPGAVPFSDWLDGAGTEPWEETPPDDLVMLVGTGGTTGRPKAVMLSGTNVETMSALTLMSYPFTGRPRYLALAPLTHAAGVLCFPVMTLGGEIVVMPSPDLGSFITLTERRRITHTFLPPTLIYLLLDNPALDGADLSSLQCLWYGAAPMSATKLAEAITRIGPVFGQLFGQSEAPMMISTLSPADHVHADGSLATERFTSAGRPTPLTQVAIMSEKGEILPPGERGEIVVRGSLVMPGYYKNPAATAEASAHGWHHTGDIGYLDEDHYLSIVDRAKDMIITGGFNVYSAEVEQALMAHEAVQDCAVIGLPHEKWGEQITAVVQLHTGKSAAAEELRATVKERLGSIKTPKEILIWPDLPRSKIGKVLKTEIRKALLDNDS; from the coding sequence GTGCGACTGACCGACTACCTCGACAAGGGCGCTTCACTCGATCCGGCGGCACCCTGCCTCACCATGGGCGACGAGTCCCTGAGCTACGGCGACGTACGGGAACTGTCGTGGCGGGTGGGCCGGGCGCTCGCCCGGTCCGGCGTCGGGCCCGGTGACAAGGTGGCGATCCTGTCCGGGAACGATCCCCTGTCGTTCGGTTGCGTTTTCGGCATCAGCCGGTCCGGCGCCGTGTGGTGCCCGGTCAACCCGCGCAACGAGGCTGCCGAGAACAGGGAACTGCTCGACCTGTTCGACTGCACCTGCCTTCTGGTGCAGGAGTCCTTCGCACCGCTCGTCTCCAAGATGCTTCCCGACCTGCCGAAGCTGACCACCGTGGTCTGTCTCGACGGCTCGATGCCCGGCGCCGTCCCGTTTTCCGACTGGCTCGACGGCGCCGGCACCGAACCGTGGGAGGAGACCCCGCCGGACGACCTGGTCATGCTCGTCGGCACCGGAGGCACCACCGGTCGCCCCAAGGCGGTGATGCTCAGCGGCACCAATGTCGAGACGATGTCGGCGCTCACGCTGATGAGCTACCCGTTCACCGGTCGGCCGCGCTACCTGGCGCTCGCGCCGCTGACGCACGCGGCGGGCGTGCTCTGCTTCCCGGTCATGACGCTCGGCGGCGAGATCGTGGTCATGCCCTCGCCCGACCTCGGCTCCTTCATCACCTTGACGGAACGCCGCCGGATCACGCACACCTTCCTCCCACCGACGCTGATCTACCTCCTGCTCGACAATCCGGCGCTCGACGGCGCCGATCTTTCGTCGCTGCAATGCCTTTGGTACGGCGCCGCACCCATGTCGGCCACCAAACTCGCCGAAGCGATCACCCGGATCGGCCCGGTCTTCGGGCAGCTGTTCGGGCAGAGCGAAGCCCCCATGATGATCTCCACCCTCTCCCCGGCCGACCACGTCCACGCCGACGGTTCCCTTGCCACGGAACGGTTCACCTCCGCGGGAAGACCGACACCGCTCACCCAGGTCGCGATCATGTCCGAAAAGGGCGAGATCCTGCCGCCGGGCGAACGCGGCGAGATCGTCGTCCGCGGTTCTCTGGTGATGCCCGGCTACTACAAGAACCCCGCCGCGACGGCGGAAGCGAGCGCGCACGGCTGGCATCACACGGGCGACATCGGGTACCTCGACGAGGATCACTACCTTTCCATCGTCGACCGCGCCAAGGACATGATCATCACCGGCGGCTTCAACGTCTACTCGGCCGAGGTCGAACAGGCGCTCATGGCTCATGAAGCGGTGCAAGACTGCGCCGTGATCGGCCTGCCGCACGAGAAATGGGGCGAGCAGATCACCGCCGTGGTCCAGCTGCACACAGGCAAGAGCGCCGCCGCCGAAGAACTCCGCGCCACGGTCAAGGAGCGGCTGGGCAGCATCAAAACACCCAAGGAGATCCTGATCTGGCCGGATCTCCCCCGGTCCAAGATCGGCAAGGTGCTCAAGACCGAGATCCGGAAAGCCCTGCTGGACAACGACTCGTGA
- a CDS encoding succinic semialdehyde dehydrogenase: protein MTVTPLALTRPASVTDAFLRRLVARVPGSSGATWKLTEVYTGEVLVELPQSTPADIEQAFTTARAAQEQWAATPLKRRLEVFKRAHTLFVDKAPIVTDLIQVESGKNRRMAIEETCDPAMVMSHYLTRAAKLLAPTKRGGPVPFLTTSTEVRQPKGVVGIIAPWNFPFATGISDAIPALMAGNAVVLKPDNKTALSPLYGVEMLEEAGLPKGLFQVVCGEGPDVGPTLIDQANYVMFTGSTATGRVIGEQAGRNLIGCCLELGGKNPMIVLEDAALDEAVQGAIFGAFGNTGQICMHIERIYLPESRYDEFKNAYVAKTEALDVRAAYDFGPDMGSLVSPDHLSRVKSHVDDAVAKGATVLCGGKPRPDLGPAFFEPTILEGVTKDMLCGVTETFGPVVALHKYRTVDEAVALANDTEYGLNASVWGGDVGAARAVASRIESGNVNINDILATAYAAKGTPSGGVKSSGVGARHGDQGLLKYTDVKNVAVLKKQVMGPRGGQTYEKYVEGMLSGLKLMRRLRIR from the coding sequence ATGACCGTCACACCGCTCGCGCTCACCCGTCCGGCGTCGGTGACCGACGCGTTCCTGCGACGGCTCGTGGCCCGGGTGCCGGGCTCGTCCGGCGCGACCTGGAAGCTCACCGAGGTCTACACCGGCGAGGTGCTGGTCGAGCTGCCCCAGTCGACACCCGCCGACATCGAGCAGGCCTTCACCACCGCGCGCGCCGCGCAGGAGCAGTGGGCCGCCACACCGCTCAAACGGCGGCTGGAGGTGTTCAAGCGGGCGCACACGCTCTTCGTCGACAAGGCGCCGATCGTCACCGACCTCATCCAGGTCGAGAGCGGCAAGAACCGCCGGATGGCGATCGAGGAGACCTGCGACCCGGCGATGGTGATGAGCCATTACCTCACGCGGGCCGCCAAACTGCTGGCGCCGACCAAACGCGGCGGCCCGGTCCCGTTCCTGACGACGTCGACGGAGGTCCGGCAGCCCAAAGGCGTCGTCGGGATCATCGCGCCGTGGAATTTCCCTTTCGCCACCGGCATTTCCGACGCCATCCCGGCGTTGATGGCCGGGAACGCGGTGGTGCTGAAACCGGACAACAAGACGGCCCTTTCCCCGCTCTACGGCGTCGAGATGCTGGAGGAGGCGGGTCTGCCGAAGGGCCTCTTCCAGGTGGTGTGCGGTGAGGGCCCGGACGTCGGCCCCACGCTCATCGACCAGGCGAACTACGTGATGTTCACCGGTTCCACGGCCACCGGGCGGGTGATCGGCGAACAGGCGGGCCGGAACCTCATCGGCTGCTGTCTCGAACTCGGCGGCAAGAACCCGATGATCGTGCTCGAAGACGCCGCTCTGGACGAGGCCGTGCAGGGCGCGATCTTCGGGGCGTTCGGCAACACGGGGCAGATCTGCATGCACATCGAGCGGATCTACCTGCCGGAATCCCGCTACGACGAGTTCAAGAACGCGTACGTGGCCAAGACCGAGGCCCTCGACGTCCGCGCCGCCTACGACTTCGGCCCCGACATGGGCTCGCTCGTCTCACCGGACCATCTGAGCCGGGTCAAGTCCCACGTCGACGACGCCGTGGCCAAGGGGGCGACAGTCCTTTGTGGAGGAAAGCCCCGGCCGGACCTCGGCCCGGCGTTCTTCGAACCGACGATCCTCGAAGGTGTCACGAAGGACATGCTCTGCGGCGTCACCGAAACCTTCGGACCCGTTGTCGCCCTGCACAAGTACCGCACCGTCGACGAGGCCGTCGCGCTCGCCAACGACACCGAATACGGCCTCAACGCCTCGGTCTGGGGCGGTGACGTCGGCGCCGCGCGTGCCGTGGCCTCGCGGATCGAGTCCGGCAACGTCAACATCAACGACATCCTGGCCACCGCCTACGCCGCCAAGGGAACACCGTCCGGCGGCGTCAAGAGTTCGGGCGTCGGCGCCCGCCACGGGGACCAGGGCCTGCTCAAGTACACCGACGTCAAGAACGTGGCTGTGCTCAAGAAACAGGTCATGGGTCCCCGCGGCGGTCAGACCTACGAGAAGTACGTCGAAGGGATGCTTTCCGGGCTGAAACTCATGCGGCGCCTCCGCATCCGCTAG
- a CDS encoding LLM class F420-dependent oxidoreductase, translating into MRFAIKTSPQDTVWSDMLAVWQAADEIELFESGWTFDHFYPIFSDSTGPCLEGWVTLTALAQATKRLRLGTLVSGIHYRHPALLANMAATLDIVSGGRLEIGIGAGWNEEESGAYGMELGTIKERSDRFEEGCEVLVGLLTQETTTFQGEHYQLTDARCEPKGVQKPHPPICIGGSGEKRTLRTAAKYAQHWNFVGGTPEEFAHKREVLHRHCADIGRDPSEITLSSHVRLGADGDYAKVAADAEALGEAGLDLAIIYLPPPHTPAVLEPLAKALEPLR; encoded by the coding sequence ATGCGATTCGCCATCAAGACTTCACCGCAGGACACCGTTTGGTCCGACATGCTCGCCGTCTGGCAGGCCGCGGACGAGATCGAACTCTTCGAATCCGGCTGGACCTTCGATCACTTCTATCCCATTTTTTCGGATTCGACCGGTCCGTGCCTGGAAGGGTGGGTGACGCTCACCGCGCTCGCGCAGGCCACGAAGCGGCTCCGGCTGGGCACGCTGGTCAGCGGGATCCATTACCGCCACCCCGCGCTGCTCGCGAACATGGCCGCGACGCTCGACATCGTTTCCGGCGGCCGACTGGAGATCGGGATCGGCGCGGGCTGGAACGAAGAGGAGTCCGGCGCGTACGGCATGGAGCTCGGCACGATCAAGGAGCGGAGCGACCGGTTCGAAGAGGGCTGCGAGGTCCTCGTCGGACTGCTGACCCAGGAGACCACCACGTTCCAAGGTGAGCACTACCAGCTCACCGACGCCCGCTGTGAACCGAAGGGCGTGCAGAAGCCGCATCCGCCGATCTGCATCGGTGGCAGCGGCGAGAAGCGGACCCTGCGCACGGCCGCGAAGTACGCCCAGCACTGGAATTTCGTCGGCGGCACGCCGGAGGAGTTCGCTCACAAACGCGAGGTGCTGCACCGCCACTGCGCCGACATCGGCCGGGATCCGAGCGAGATCACCTTGTCCTCGCACGTCCGTCTCGGCGCGGACGGTGACTACGCGAAGGTCGCCGCGGATGCCGAAGCCCTCGGCGAAGCGGGCCTCGACCTGGCGATCATCTACCTGCCGCCGCCGCACACGCCCGCCGTTCTGGAGCCGCTGGCGAAGGCGCTCGAGCCGCTGCGCTGA
- a CDS encoding GMC family oxidoreductase, which produces MANKAPRGDEADYVVVGSGSSGAAIAGRLAESGASVIVLEAGKSDEKLLVKKPGLVGPMHAVPQLKKPFDWGYYSVPQKHVLDRRMPVPRGKVVGGSSSINGMVYVRGNRANFDSWAAEGNKGWDADSVNAAYKRMEDFEDGESDFRGAGGPIRITRNKTPQEGTLQFLEATAGAIGCEILDDYNAESQEGVSRMQQNAADGLRYSASRGYIHHLAPATLQVQSGVLAKKVLIENGRAVGVEVVDADGSRRTLRAGKEVIISAGFVGSAQLLMLSGIGHAEHLREHGIDVLADLPVGDNLHDHMFHALTFRASSSKNKGTPPYFATGLVRELMRPGTTFLANSVFEAVAFLKTSQAAEVPDLQLHLLPWAYVTPNQDAPIRHDVDKRPALTVLTTLIYPKSRGTLRLASADPMAAPLIDFQYLSDPGDLEVLGEGSEMVREIFASGAFNGSIKEELHPGKALRGQELRDAILNRATSVYHGVGTCRMGVDELAVVGPDLKVRGIEGLRVCDASIMPSITGGNTNAPAIMIGEMGAQLVLSDN; this is translated from the coding sequence ATGGCGAACAAGGCGCCGCGCGGCGACGAAGCCGACTACGTGGTCGTCGGATCGGGCAGCTCGGGGGCCGCGATCGCGGGCAGGCTGGCGGAGTCCGGTGCCAGCGTGATCGTGCTCGAGGCGGGTAAGAGCGACGAGAAGCTGCTCGTCAAGAAGCCGGGGCTGGTCGGCCCGATGCACGCGGTGCCGCAGCTCAAGAAGCCCTTCGACTGGGGCTACTACTCGGTGCCACAGAAACACGTTCTCGATCGGCGGATGCCGGTGCCGCGCGGCAAGGTGGTCGGCGGCTCCAGTTCCATCAACGGGATGGTCTACGTCCGCGGCAACCGCGCCAACTTCGACTCCTGGGCCGCCGAGGGCAACAAGGGCTGGGACGCCGACAGCGTCAACGCCGCGTACAAGCGCATGGAGGACTTCGAGGACGGCGAGAGCGACTTCCGGGGCGCGGGCGGGCCGATCCGGATCACCCGCAACAAGACCCCTCAGGAGGGCACGCTCCAGTTCCTCGAGGCGACCGCCGGCGCGATCGGCTGCGAGATCCTCGACGACTACAACGCCGAGTCGCAAGAGGGCGTCAGCCGGATGCAGCAGAACGCCGCCGACGGCCTGCGCTACAGCGCCTCACGCGGTTACATCCACCATCTCGCGCCCGCGACGCTGCAGGTCCAGTCCGGGGTGCTGGCGAAGAAGGTGCTCATCGAGAACGGCCGTGCCGTCGGCGTCGAGGTCGTCGACGCGGACGGGAGCCGTCGCACCCTGCGCGCCGGCAAGGAGGTCATCATCTCGGCGGGTTTCGTCGGCTCCGCGCAGCTGCTGATGCTGTCCGGGATCGGCCACGCCGAGCACCTGCGGGAGCACGGCATCGACGTGCTCGCGGATCTGCCGGTCGGTGACAACCTGCACGACCACATGTTCCACGCGCTCACGTTCCGCGCGTCGTCGAGCAAGAACAAAGGCACGCCGCCGTACTTCGCGACTGGTCTCGTCAGGGAGCTGATGCGGCCCGGCACGACCTTCCTGGCGAACTCGGTCTTCGAGGCCGTCGCCTTCCTCAAGACTTCCCAGGCCGCCGAGGTCCCGGACCTCCAGTTGCACCTCCTGCCGTGGGCGTACGTGACGCCCAACCAGGACGCGCCGATCCGGCACGACGTCGACAAGCGGCCCGCGCTCACCGTGCTGACCACGCTGATCTACCCGAAGAGCCGCGGCACGCTGCGCCTCGCATCGGCCGACCCCATGGCGGCGCCGCTCATCGACTTCCAGTACCTGTCCGACCCCGGCGACCTCGAAGTGCTCGGCGAGGGTTCGGAGATGGTCCGCGAGATCTTCGCCTCGGGGGCGTTCAACGGCTCGATCAAGGAAGAACTCCACCCGGGCAAGGCGCTACGGGGCCAGGAGTTGCGTGACGCGATCCTGAACCGCGCGACCTCGGTGTACCACGGCGTCGGCACCTGCCGGATGGGCGTCGACGAACTCGCGGTGGTCGGACCCGACCTCAAGGTCCGCGGTATCGAGGGCCTGCGGGTCTGCGACGCCTCGATCATGCCGTCGATCACCGGCGGCAACACCAACGCGCCCGCCATCATGATCGGCGAGATGGGCGCGCAGCTCGTCCTTTCGGACAACTGA
- a CDS encoding MFS transporter, with product MTVQTETHSLRRARRAGLAAFVGTTIEWYDFYVYATAASLVFGTVFFPETGDRLTGVAAAFATYAVGFFARPLGGIVFGHIGDRVGRKSALVVTLTMMGAATFLVGCLPGYAQIGTWAPILLVVLRFVQGLAVGGEWGGAVLMAVEHAPPGKKTFYGAFAQAGNPAGALLATGLFSLLSTGGTEWLSTVGWRIPFFASVLLIGVGLVVRLKVEESPVFEETAEETGVPLLYAVRTNWKPILLGICVLPVAVGGYYLVTTFATAYATDPAVGVSESLVLNALTIAAFVELIVSFGAAWLGDRFGRVRVVVIGLVGVALLAAPQFLVLSTKNAVLIIAAFVAMRLAMTATYSPIAAILSQMFRPRARYTSISLSYQLAGALFGGLSPLVSTLLFQATGSVWPAIGLLIGMCVLSIACVLAAPQHTDDV from the coding sequence ATGACCGTCCAAACCGAAACGCACTCACTCCGCCGAGCCCGCCGGGCCGGGCTCGCGGCCTTCGTCGGAACCACGATCGAGTGGTACGACTTCTACGTCTACGCCACGGCCGCCAGCCTGGTCTTCGGCACCGTGTTCTTCCCCGAGACCGGCGACAGGCTGACAGGGGTCGCGGCGGCCTTCGCGACGTACGCCGTCGGGTTCTTCGCCAGGCCGCTCGGCGGCATCGTGTTCGGGCACATCGGTGACCGGGTGGGCCGCAAATCCGCGCTCGTGGTGACCCTGACCATGATGGGCGCGGCGACCTTCCTGGTCGGCTGCCTGCCCGGCTACGCCCAGATCGGCACGTGGGCGCCCATCCTGCTCGTGGTGCTCAGGTTCGTCCAAGGGCTCGCCGTCGGCGGCGAGTGGGGCGGCGCCGTGCTCATGGCCGTCGAACACGCGCCACCGGGCAAGAAGACCTTCTACGGCGCCTTCGCGCAGGCGGGGAATCCCGCGGGCGCGTTGCTGGCCACCGGCCTGTTCAGCCTGCTGAGCACCGGTGGCACCGAATGGCTCAGCACGGTGGGCTGGCGGATCCCCTTCTTCGCGTCCGTGTTGCTCATCGGCGTCGGGCTCGTCGTGCGCCTGAAGGTCGAAGAGTCACCGGTGTTCGAGGAAACCGCCGAAGAAACCGGCGTTCCCCTCCTGTACGCGGTCCGGACGAACTGGAAGCCGATCCTGCTGGGCATCTGCGTGCTGCCCGTCGCGGTCGGCGGCTACTACCTCGTCACCACCTTCGCGACGGCGTACGCGACCGATCCCGCCGTCGGGGTCTCCGAATCGCTCGTGCTCAACGCGCTCACCATCGCCGCCTTCGTGGAGCTGATCGTGAGTTTCGGCGCGGCCTGGCTCGGCGATCGGTTCGGCCGGGTGCGGGTGGTCGTCATCGGTCTCGTCGGCGTCGCCCTGCTCGCGGCTCCGCAGTTCCTGGTGCTCTCGACCAAGAACGCGGTGCTGATCATCGCGGCGTTCGTGGCGATGCGCCTGGCGATGACCGCGACCTACAGTCCGATCGCGGCCATCCTGTCGCAGATGTTCCGCCCGCGGGCGCGGTACACGAGCATCTCGCTGTCCTACCAGCTGGCGGGCGCGCTCTTCGGCGGTCTCTCACCGCTCGTGTCGACGCTGCTGTTCCAGGCGACGGGCAGTGTCTGGCCCGCGATCGGCCTGCTGATCGGCATGTGCGTGCTCAGCATCGCCTGTGTGCTGGCCGCGCCGCAGCACACCGATGACGTCTAG
- a CDS encoding acyl-CoA dehydrogenase family protein, translating into MYTGNPDVPDDVFADVLGQINDFVRTRVMPRELEIMNTDAIPADLRTQAAEMGLFGYAIPQEWGGLGLDLVQDVEVAMALGYTSLSLRSMFGTNNGIAGQVLVGFGTGEQQARWLPGIASGEVVASFALTEPGAGSNPAGLRTSAKPDGDGWILDGGKQFITNATEAGLFVVFARTKPASDSGTGIAVFLVPADAPGIQVGAKDAKMGQEGSRTADVTFSQVRVGPEALVGGDGDVGYKAAMTSLARGRIHMAGLAVGAAQRALDESVAYAASATQGGTPIGDFQLVQAMLADQQTGVLAGRALAREAARLYVTGEDRRIAPSAAKLFCTEMAGKTADLAVQVHGGSGYMREVAVERIYRDVRLMRLYEGTSEIQRLIIGGGLVRAAKKAGAPG; encoded by the coding sequence ATGTACACCGGTAACCCCGACGTCCCCGACGACGTCTTCGCGGACGTGCTCGGCCAGATCAACGACTTCGTGCGCACCCGCGTGATGCCTCGTGAGCTCGAGATCATGAACACGGACGCGATCCCCGCCGATCTGCGGACGCAGGCCGCGGAGATGGGGCTGTTCGGCTACGCGATCCCGCAGGAGTGGGGCGGCCTCGGGCTCGACCTGGTCCAGGATGTCGAGGTGGCGATGGCGCTGGGCTACACGTCGCTGTCGCTGCGGTCGATGTTCGGTACGAACAACGGCATCGCCGGGCAGGTCCTGGTCGGCTTCGGCACCGGAGAACAGCAGGCCCGGTGGCTCCCGGGGATCGCGTCGGGCGAGGTTGTCGCGTCGTTCGCGCTCACCGAGCCCGGCGCCGGGTCGAATCCGGCGGGTTTGCGGACCAGCGCCAAGCCGGACGGTGACGGCTGGATCCTCGACGGCGGCAAGCAGTTCATCACCAACGCCACCGAGGCCGGGCTGTTCGTGGTCTTCGCACGGACGAAGCCCGCGTCCGACTCCGGGACGGGGATCGCGGTGTTCCTCGTCCCCGCGGACGCGCCGGGCATCCAGGTCGGCGCGAAGGACGCGAAGATGGGGCAGGAGGGCTCGCGCACCGCGGATGTCACCTTCTCGCAGGTGCGTGTCGGCCCGGAGGCTTTGGTGGGTGGAGACGGCGACGTCGGCTACAAGGCGGCGATGACGTCGCTGGCCCGCGGACGGATCCACATGGCGGGCTTGGCCGTCGGGGCCGCGCAGCGGGCGCTCGACGAGTCTGTCGCCTACGCGGCCTCAGCGACCCAGGGTGGTACGCCGATCGGGGATTTCCAGCTGGTTCAGGCGATGCTCGCCGATCAGCAGACCGGTGTCCTCGCCGGACGCGCGCTCGCCCGCGAGGCCGCGCGGCTTTACGTGACCGGTGAGGATCGCCGGATCGCGCCGTCGGCGGCGAAGCTGTTCTGCACCGAGATGGCGGGCAAGACCGCGGATCTCGCGGTGCAGGTCCACGGCGGATCCGGCTACATGCGCGAAGTCGCGGTCGAGCGTATTTATCGCGACGTCCGGCTCATGCGGCTTTACGAAGGGACCAGCGAGATCCAGCGCCTGATCATCGGCGGCGGTCTGGTGCGCGCCGCGAAGAAAGCGGGCGCCCCTGGATGA
- a CDS encoding amidohydrolase, with protein sequence MRKLPLDRSVLDATATILHPEALVTVDDATEGAAAVLVFGEEIAAVGSVDECRARAAGLGHPEPEVRRLPGTLLPGFVDPHAHPLMYGQMMTWVDCGPERASTIPGIVALLREAAENTPAGRPVRGYGYEHRNLAEKRHPRKEELDAVADDREVYLMNASGHGGVVNSFTLRRNGITRDTPDPDGGVFFRDGRGELTGELSDAACNILTGVTGVKVGRHGPNFHLEDEPEEHARQLAAAQEKFLAAGVTAIGDAQVTRREFDMYLRLDEAGQLKTRVHMYLLSHLLDQTLEMGLHGAFGTSRLAFAGIKFYADGTLGGWTAYFPDGYVGDPCRTGQLYHDPKDYSALIGKAHEAGLQTATHAQSPDAIAMVLDAIEDAQRRNPRPDARHRIEHCGLPSPAQIERMAALGVHPVNQPQHYYNWGEGVTDAVGTPGERFNPLGEFQAAGVPVTLSSDAPVAEPNPLEAIQTAVTRTTRRGHRLGGDDLLIDVRSAVAAHTIAGARVLGRERDLGSITPGKRADFVLLSENPLTCEPDRIAGIGVLETWIDGEVAR encoded by the coding sequence ATGCGCAAGTTGCCCCTAGATCGTTCAGTCCTCGACGCGACCGCGACGATCCTGCATCCCGAAGCGCTGGTGACCGTCGACGACGCCACCGAAGGCGCCGCAGCGGTACTCGTGTTCGGCGAGGAAATCGCCGCGGTCGGCTCGGTGGACGAGTGCCGCGCTCGCGCGGCCGGTCTCGGTCATCCCGAACCGGAGGTGCGGCGGTTGCCGGGCACGCTCCTGCCCGGCTTCGTCGATCCGCACGCGCATCCGCTGATGTACGGGCAGATGATGACCTGGGTGGACTGCGGTCCCGAGCGGGCATCGACCATTCCCGGCATCGTCGCGCTGCTGCGTGAGGCGGCCGAGAATACTCCGGCGGGCAGGCCCGTCCGAGGGTACGGCTACGAACACCGCAACCTCGCCGAGAAACGCCATCCCCGCAAGGAAGAGCTCGACGCTGTCGCCGACGATCGCGAGGTCTACCTCATGAACGCCAGCGGGCACGGCGGTGTGGTGAACAGCTTCACGTTGCGGCGCAACGGCATCACCCGCGACACCCCGGATCCTGACGGCGGGGTGTTCTTCCGGGACGGGCGGGGCGAGCTCACCGGGGAGCTCTCGGACGCGGCGTGCAACATCCTCACCGGGGTCACCGGCGTGAAGGTCGGACGGCACGGGCCGAACTTCCACCTCGAGGACGAGCCGGAGGAGCACGCCCGGCAGCTGGCCGCCGCACAGGAGAAGTTCCTCGCCGCCGGGGTGACCGCGATCGGCGACGCCCAGGTCACGCGCCGCGAGTTCGACATGTACCTGCGGCTCGACGAAGCCGGGCAGCTGAAGACGCGGGTGCACATGTACCTGCTGTCGCATCTGCTCGACCAGACCCTGGAAATGGGGCTGCACGGCGCTTTCGGCACCTCCCGCCTCGCGTTCGCGGGGATCAAGTTCTACGCCGACGGCACCCTCGGCGGGTGGACCGCCTACTTCCCGGACGGTTACGTCGGCGACCCGTGCCGCACCGGGCAGCTCTACCACGACCCGAAGGACTACTCCGCGCTCATCGGCAAGGCGCACGAAGCCGGGCTTCAGACCGCGACCCACGCCCAGTCCCCCGACGCGATCGCCATGGTGCTCGATGCCATCGAGGACGCGCAGCGACGGAATCCCCGGCCCGACGCGCGGCATCGCATCGAACATTGCGGGCTGCCGTCCCCGGCGCAGATCGAGCGGATGGCCGCGCTCGGCGTCCACCCGGTCAACCAGCCCCAGCACTACTACAACTGGGGCGAAGGCGTCACCGACGCCGTCGGCACCCCCGGCGAGCGGTTCAACCCGCTCGGCGAATTCCAGGCGGCCGGCGTGCCGGTCACGCTGAGCTCGGACGCCCCGGTCGCGGAACCGAACCCGCTCGAAGCCATCCAGACCGCGGTGACCAGGACGACCCGGCGCGGCCACCGGCTCGGCGGCGACGACCTGTTGATCGACGTCCGGTCGGCTGTCGCCGCGCATACGATCGCCGGCGCCCGGGTGCTCGGCCGCGAACGCGACCTCGGCTCGATCACCCCCGGCAAACGCGCCGATTTCGTGCTGCTGAGCGAGAATCCCCTCACCTGCGAACCGGACCGGATCGCGGGCATCGGCGTGCTGGAAACCTGGATCGACGGCGAGGTGGCCCGATGA